DNA from Zonotrichia leucophrys gambelii isolate GWCS_2022_RI chromosome 5, RI_Zleu_2.0, whole genome shotgun sequence:
ATAAACATTTCCAAAGACCAACATCAGTAACTGGAGCCTCCTGAGCTTGATATTTCTCCATCTGTGCTCTTAGCAGACCTCCCTCCCAAACTTTGGTTCAAACTACATGAGGATGAGGGACATGGGAATGTGACAAAGCCCCCAAAACGATCTGCCTGCACTGATGGCTTCCCACTGTCCCATCCCACTGAaccctgctcctcagggacaCCAACTCCAGGGGTGCTCCCGGGGGCTCCTCCACCTTCTCCACCCATCCCAGCACTCAGTCCAGGTCTGGCTGGTGGCTGGAGATGCAGCTTCCATGGAGGGTGCTTGTCCTGACAATGAATAAGGGAGCAGAAGAGctacaggaaaaaagagaggacaggggacagcaggaagcACGTGCAGCCAGAACAGCTGATAATGGAGCAAGAGCCACTGGGTGAAGGAAACTGCTGGCAACACAGAGCAGTAgtgactttattttatttatttgtgggaTTTATTGCTGTGGACAGCACACAGGAAAGCATGTAGCAAAGCTGCAACCTGGGAAACAGGTTGAGAAGCAGAAGATGTAGTAATTGTCTAGATGTGTTGTTTCACCCCAGAGCTGTTAACATGCCAGGAGGACAAGGAAAGGGCTTGCCTGGACCACATCAGGCTGCTGGTCAGTGGCCTTGGGTCTCCCAGACGGCCACCCCACACCTCTGCAGTGATGCTGAAAGAGCATCAACCCACACAGAACAAACAAACcaagcacagcagctgagaaaGGGCTGCCACAGAGCTGAGTGGAGTGCCCAGGAAGTCAGAGGTCTGGGCCTTGATCTCCTGCAGCAGTGGGTGTAGGTGAGCAGTGAGGATGTGGAAAGCCAGGGCATGGGAATATttccctgtctgctctgggtgccctgacccccaggggagcactgactttgaccctcatccatggagaaggtttcccagacttcaagatagactagaATGCACAAAAGTGTGCAATAGATTATacagagcagtgtaggtgtatcacttggtgagaaatcTAGGTTTTGGGACTTTTtgtgtgttgtggatggaagcaagatggagggcacagggtgttgtcctgggtttcttcttcatgcttcttcttccttcttcttcatgggtttgggtggcatttggtaattgggcagaaaagccccagtgtgggctctgtgggatcagttattgggttaaaacGGAAAATAAcccaggtgtcagttcttaattggatagttcagtcttaaaagaccttgtaacaagagattgttgaccattttgtgccttctaatggaaaactgcagaactcacagtagtgagactgttttactgataagaaataataagcacctgagtccaaacatgaattactgtctcaagtgccttcaatccagacccagagaaaccaatgACTGGTACCCCACATGAGGACACAAGCTGGAAGCGTGAATTGCAGCCTACAGGAGCCCACACAGATGGGCACAGCCGTGTCCTCTCTGCCTGGCACGGGgatgtggcactgcaggagctgcccagcagcagaggcagcggCTGCTGGAAGCATCCACACCCATCCCGAACCAAGCCATGCTCAGTCCCCTCCCTGAATCCATCCAAACACACTAGAGGGAGGTTTTTGCTGCCTTTATTGCCTGCCCAATCTCGGGTTCCTGTGGCTGAAATGGCTCCTGAGGTATTAGAGTCTTTTTTCCCACCCTGTGACCAAAGAAGAAGTtgagattcctcagctctggttctcaaggttgtttattttctcttatctaacACATTCTttgtctgacctgctgaggtgTGTCCAGCAGGTTGCTTTGTGGCACACTGAGTTCACTTGGGGTGGTGttagctttttatactaaaaactagtataaaatactttatttacaataattttccaatacctatcacctatgttagacagtctgtctctaccctaaaccaatccaaaagtgccaccatcacagcagaagatggaggacaagaacaagacaggacacacccagattcctccatcttgcctcttgaacccccattctaaaaccccaaaattctactttttcaccctgtgacaaattcacaaTCATTCTACTCAAGCCCTTatggcttgtaactcctcacacaaagttggtaattgtttccatgggctaaaatagaaggcacaggtgtttttgaccCTGTGCCAAagtctctgagccccttgccagggtctggaatcacccagggctgccagaggaatgtcctgggttctgacagcccggtgctgtggctgccctcTGCTATATTCCACTGCCCCTCTGCAGAGTGCTGGGTGCTTCTCCTCCAAAAGCATTGCCATTAAAAGGGGTGCAGGCAAAGGGGGAGCCAGGGTGCCTTTTTGCCACATTTTCATAGCTTACAAAGAGGGTGaaaggggtttttccccttccagTACAGCCCATCCATCCTTCCAGACCAAAGGATCCCAGTGAAATATCTGCCTTCAGGAGAAAAGCTCATGAGCAATAACTTTCAGGGTCATTTACATTTACTGGAGctaataaatatgtaaattgatttttaaattgtgGACCTGGATCACTTTAGAAAGGCAGACACAGAGCCTGATTTGGATGGCTGCTAAGCCAGTGTAAATAATGTACAGTACAGTACAAAATAATACTGTAATgattccttctgcttttccctttttccttcagaatcCACGATATGGGGCTTGAACATGGGTATGGACCTGAATTCTGTGgatccttccttctttcttatACTTTAAACCTAGAGGAATTTGGAAACAAGAGCTGTTTGAACTGTGACATCCACACAGGCTTTTTAGGGAAGAGAGCCAATACAGAGATGGAGACATTTTAGCTGGTTTAAAATCTAAACTGTTGCTGAGAAAGTGTCCACCAGGAGTGGGGACACATATCAGCAGAACAAGGCAGGGTATGGAAGATTCAGAATTAATTATGGGATGATCTGGAGACACCCAACTCCACTGCCTCAAAGTTGACAGCACATTGGAGGGTCAGTCCCTCTCTGCCCTGGGCCTTCTGACACTGATTTTTGGCTTCCATGAGGAATATCCTGCTTTAATGGTTTCCTGTGCCAATAATTTCTGACTGACAATGTCTGTGTTACAGCACTGAGAGCTGTAGGTGAGCACCTTCCACCTGTCATTTACACCTGGTGCAAACTGAGAGTGCTGTGGTTCTGCTTTGCCTCCATCCCTGTGGGGTTTGTTCCCAGGTGCAAACAATAAAAACCAGAGGgttttggagcagcagcaccagggttTGTTTCATAGGCAGCCTGCACACAAGCTCACACACATGTGGATATAGACAACTTGAAAGAAAGCCCACACCTCACAGTTTCATTCTTAGCTGCAAACTCACTGCTTTTCCTCTCAGAAAAGTTCACTGGGATCCTTTATGGACAGCCTGATGTCTAATCCTGTGGCAGGTTGAACAATGGAGCTGCAGAAGCATCCCTTATTAATCTGTGACATTGTGGCAATGCCACCTGATGCTCTCCATTCCCTGTGCAACCATTTAGGATCTCACGTTGCAAATATGAGGACCAGGAACCTCACAGGGTGTCCTAGGACCCATTTCCATACTTCCCAAAGGGGTGAATCATCCTCCAGGGCACATCCCTAACTCAAGTTTGAAGGATGCTTAGAGCTCACACAGCTTTGGGCAGGAAGGccaagcagagccagccctgggccaccagccacccctgtgctgcaggagaggagctgctggggaggtgtggcagcagcactgccactcCTTCTTCTCATCCCTCAGAAGGTAAATAAACttaatcccaaatccacccGCTGCTGTTTGCGAAGAACAAATAATTCAGAGTGGGATCGCAGCATCCTGAGGagcctggggaaggagaagtgcccagcacagcagagcagggcagcttccaggcctggcagcagctgctctctgcctgaaaaaagatgaaaaaatgccctctttctctgaaaaaggggtggctgtgtcctggctgcttGCTCAAAGCCCTGCCAAACAGAAAATAGCTTTGTACAAGACGGTGGAATGTGCTAGAAGTGAGCAGAGAGAAACTGTACCTGCACTGGAATGGTGGGGAGGGAAAGGTTATTCCCAGTATTGCCACTGCCTTTGCACCCGTAGCTGAGCCGCTCAGCTGATCAGGTGCAAAGAGAGGGTCTGGATGGAGctgatggaaataaaaatgtggcAAATATTTGTGCATTTCATATCAGTGGATTTCGTGGATTCACAGAACCCTTAGGGTTGGAACacaccttcaagatcatctcattccaatccCCTGCTACACTTCCCACTagagaccaggctgctcaaagccctgtccaacctggaaCATTTCTAGGGATGAGGCATTTTCACCTCCACAGTGAAAAATCTGCATTGTGCTGCCTTTGAACGCACACGGTGGAGTGAACTTGCTTGAGGCTGGGACAGAAACTGCACCGAGGAGATTGCAATCGCCCCCAAAGCAGCGGCATGTGCACCTcacaagaagaaatgaaagcGCATCATCTGAGTTTGCTCAGGTTTAGCGAAGGTCAGAGATTTTCGCACCTAGGTGAGCTGTCATCTGCCTCGGGGCAATTCTCTTTTCTCTCGCATCCTTTGCTGGAACAGCGGGAGAGCTTTAGTGGCGTGAAAGGCTAAACCGGCTTCGGGCTGTAAAGGACTTGAGTCACAAACCacttctcccccctccccccgaAACACACACTTTCCTATTAATTCAGGACCTTCCAAAATTGTCCCAATGTCTCCTCACCTGTTTGTGCCGAAAACCTGCGGAGGGCCGAGGCTTAAGCTATGGGAGGTAACAAAACATATGGGATTTGCTCGAAGCAAAGTAGTTCTGAACTGATGGGCTCAAAACTTCTCCTTTTAAATACCAAGCTTCGTTTCCAGGAACCTCAACCACATGAAGCAATTACCTAAGAATAAATGCATCagtaaaacacagcagcagctgcagcagcagcatggaagTAAAGATTAAAAACTAACCATTCTGTTAAAAAGTGCAGCAATATTTGAACGAGTGGGCAACCTCTGGGCTCTGGAATAAACTTGTGTCACCACAGCCCCCGTCAGTACAGTGACCAAGAGGGAGCTCCACATGTTTGGTGCTCCACATTTCTTAAAGGGATATTTAGAATCAAAAACTTTATTGCCACTTGCTGCCTCTTTAAATGTTTTCCTCTTTATTAAAAGCTTAGTCctttcctttgggtttttttttggttgggttttattgttttgttttgtgtttttttttgttgtttttttttttttgcaagttcTTTCGTTTTTCATTTCTTAAACCTCCCATTCCAAAACTCTTTTTGGCTTTTAATGAAAGGAATTTTGTTTCTGCATCCAGCAAACTGTAAACCATGTCGCTTGGTTACAGCAAAAAGCTGTAATTCTACAGGTTTACATAGGTCGTACATTGTGTTGGGGAAAGTCTGCTGGGAGTTCTTTGGGTTTTGTATCTTGCATTGGCATTTGTAGCCttttgagaaagggaaaaatataaagaaaggagatataaagggaaaagaaaaagagggaaagagagggaaagagaaggaaagagaggggaagagaaaaagagagaaggaaagagagagagagagagagagagagagagagagagagagagagaaagaaagaaagaaagaaagaaagaaagaaagaaagaaagaaagaaagaaagaaagaaagaaagaaagaaagaaagaaagaaagaaagagaaagaaaagttgcTGTGATGGACGTAAAATatgaccttttctttttaaaagtttgtgcTGTCCCTGTTGTTTAGCACCAGTGCTGCTCACCCTTTCCCTTCAAGACGCTTCAGAGCTGTTAAGCATCTAGGGGTGATAATTTGACTTTCAGCTAAGCCGGAGGGCTGCAGCAGACAGCAGTAGGTGGTGATGTAATAGGTACCAACGCACATGGATATATAAATATCGTGGCTAGGGCTAAAGCGCTATGGCTGAGCAGCTATAGAAGAAGATCAGCACTTCAGACAAGACTCCTGGAGTTGAGATCAAGTTCAGAAGCTCTTGCTCCCGGGATTTCCTCTCcatgcagccagcccagggaaaCCGCAGATCCTCAGGGGATTGAGCACTaagctccttccttccctccctctccgctttgcttttttttcctccttttttaatttttttttttctgtttggcttttggtcagttttctttttttggtttttttttttttgttttgtttttttttgttttttcctccccttctttGATCTCAGCATAAAGTGGGAGCGTATTTTGGGAGCGAGCGGCGGCCGGCCCGTGCTCCCCGCCCCTGACCGGGATGCCTCTCCCCGCGGCGCTGCTCCCGGCGCTGCTGCTCGGGCTGCTGTGGCCGGGGGCGGTGCGCGCCCGCTCGGCCCCGGGCCGCgtccccgccgggccccgccaGCGCCGCTGGGACGCGGCGCTTTTCGCCCGCTCCGTGGCTCGCCTGCCGGCCGAGCGCCGCGACGCCGCCCGAGACGGCGACTACCTGCTGGGCATCAAGCGGCTGCGGCGCCTCTACTGCAACGTGGGCATCGGCTTCCACATCCAGGTGCTGCCCGACGGCCGCATCGATGGCATTCACAGCGAGAATCGATACAGTAAGCCAGAGACAACCTCCGCGGGCGAGACTTTCGGGACGGCCGGAGGGCAGTTCTGCGGGAGGGGACCCACTGAGCTGCCCCGGAGAGGGGCATGTCCCGAAAGGAGGGTGGGTGCATGGCAGACCTCGAGCTTCCCAAAAAGTCTGGCCCCACCGCGGGGCTGCCCCCTTCGGCTCCCCCGAGGGTGGCCGGAGCCCGGGGCAGCCGGGCGGCCACCGACCCCATCGGGAGCTCCGGACCCCATGGGAGCTCCGCACCCCATCGGGAGCTCCGGAACCCATCGGGAGCTCCGCACCCCATGGGAACTCCGCGCCCCATCGGGGGCTCCGGAGCAGCTCGTCGGGCTTTTGGGAGGGCTCGTCGGCGCTGCTCAGTGCCCCGTTGTCCCCTTGCCGCCGTCAGGCATCAGGTGTCGGGGTTGCCTCAACATCTGGAGGATCCGCAGCGCCGTGGGCCGCCCACTCCgagcaggggctggggtgaGCCCAGCTCGCCCCCAAACTTGAAAAGCATCTGCTGGGGACTTAACCCCGCGGCCCCATGGCTCTGATATCCAACTGAAACAATAAGATCCGGGAGCGGGGATATAAGCTGCATGATGACAAATGTTTCATTTGCCCTAAGCATACTCTGGCTTATTTTAACCTTGCGTACACAAGAGGATGCCTGGagggcaaaataaaaatagatactTAGCTAAAAGAAGAGAGGTCCCAGCATGGGGCATGGGGCAGTGGAGTATGAGGTGTGGGGTGTGGGGCTCTGTGGACACCCACggcagtgctgggatgtggGGATCCTGTGGGTTTTGTATCTTGCATTGGCATGGCACTGTCACCACACACTCCAGGGCACACCCTTTTGTCCCCCTGATTTCTGTATCTCCTGTGCAGGTCTGCTGGAAATCTCTCCTGTGGAAAGAGGTGTGGTGAGCATATTTGGTGTCAAAAGCGGACTCTTCGTGGCCATGAACAGCAAAGGCAAACTCTATGGATCTGTAAGTAGCCACCGAATGTGtgcctggggaggggatggTGATCAGTTGGGGTGAGATGTGTGCGAAAAGCTGCCCaagatccatccctgcccctcctgggctgggcagcacagagcagcccttcCTGCCTTGCCAGCAGAAGGTGTGCTGCCCAGTTCTGCTGCTCACTGAGCTTTGGGAGTGAAACCCTCTCTTCTGCATCACACTTCCTTGGTTCTCACACAAAAACTGCAGTCACCCAACCATGGCTGCACATCCTGCCTGCCCCATAGACCAACAGATCAGTCACCTGTGTGGCAAGACAACAAGCCAGGCTTAGTCCATTTGTTTGTTATATCTGAGTACAAACAGCCTTAGCCAGGTGTGGCAGTCACCCCATCTCTCACAGGGCACTTGGACTTGTGCTCAGCCAGGCCCCACGAGTGACCCTTTATGATGTGATCAGCCAGTGACCTATTGATCACTCCTTGTTAATGCTCTTGAACAGACAGACAGCTCCCGTGGCAGTTCAGCCTCCTTGGGGTCTGAACTTCTGCTTAGGAGAAGGAAGTTCCATTAGGAAGGCAATACAGACCTTCTTTTACATGGGATCTTTGGAAAAGATAGAGACATCTTGTAGAATATACTTGAGGTGCACAATAACAGGGTGTATCTCTGCTCATGTTCAGTTGTATTCCTGCTTTGGAGTTCAGCTCTGTACAGGTGACTGTGATCAGCATAGTTTTAAAGTCATAGTTTTAAAGTCTCCTTTCTCACCCCTAAATTTCCCATGCCATGCTCCCCAAGTGAAGAAACTTGGGCTGAGGAAGAGCCAAACCATGTCAGAGTTAACTGGGGCATTTTCACATGAAGGCATGAGGtatccaaaattattttctgggcTATTGGTCCTGTTGTGGAGGATTGTGCCTTGTATAAAAGCCAGGCAGAAGCAGTCACCAAAATGCATCCTTTCTTAGGGTTACTGCTGCCTTGGTGTCCTGGATAGAATAATGCCTAGTGCAGTGCTCAGCTTGGCAGGCTGAGGCCTCTCTCACATGCCCTGAGGTTTTTGCTCAACAGTAAGAGATGAGTTCATTTGTCCCTTCCCAGATAAGACACTTGCAAGACCTGTCCCTCTTTGCATGTACTTGCAAATGAAACCACAGCCCTGAAAGGTGCCTGCTGCTAGATCTGTTTTCCTGATCCATTAACCTAAGTTATCCAAACCCTACCTTTGATTTTAAAgctaaagaagcaaaaaatacTGTCCATGATGAGTGGCTTTAAAATGC
Protein-coding regions in this window:
- the FGF4 gene encoding fibroblast growth factor 4, which gives rise to MPLPAALLPALLLGLLWPGAVRARSAPGRVPAGPRQRRWDAALFARSVARLPAERRDAARDGDYLLGIKRLRRLYCNVGIGFHIQVLPDGRIDGIHSENRYSLLEISPVERGVVSIFGVKSGLFVAMNSKGKLYGSAHFNDECKFKEILLPNNYNAYESRIYPGMYIALSKNGRTKKGNKVSPTMTVTHFLPRI